From a region of the Actinopolymorpha singaporensis genome:
- a CDS encoding EamA family transporter: MATRDVTEVRGPGTRGGPPAPGGEARSVGLVLGSAVSLQVGAAFAVVLLGRVGPVGAVTLRMVLAAAIVWALVRPRLRHLHRRDLLVGVAFGLVLVLMNTCFYSAVARLPLGAAVTIEFLGPLGLAVATSRRVRDLLWVGLAGAGVFLLGETGFEPLDPVGVAFALGAGVCWAGYILLGAQAGRRLGGTNALAVALAVASVAIVPAAALTSGPDLVQPDTLLLGLGVAVLSSALPYSLELAALRRIPPRTFGVLMSLEPVVAALVGFLVLRQRLSGWQLLAVTLVVVASVGVTRAGPASAATRTAEPVPGVAGADAGRSKP, translated from the coding sequence GTGGCGACCCGGGACGTCACCGAGGTCCGCGGTCCCGGCACCCGCGGCGGCCCACCCGCACCGGGCGGTGAGGCCCGCTCAGTGGGTCTGGTGCTCGGCAGCGCGGTCTCGCTGCAGGTGGGTGCGGCGTTCGCGGTTGTCCTGCTCGGCCGGGTCGGCCCGGTCGGCGCGGTCACGCTGCGGATGGTGCTCGCCGCGGCCATCGTGTGGGCGCTGGTGCGGCCGCGGCTGCGGCACCTCCACCGGCGCGACCTGCTCGTCGGTGTCGCGTTCGGGCTGGTCCTGGTGCTGATGAACACCTGCTTCTACTCCGCGGTGGCCCGGCTGCCGCTCGGCGCCGCGGTGACCATCGAGTTCCTCGGCCCGCTCGGCCTCGCGGTGGCGACGTCGCGGCGGGTGCGAGATCTGCTCTGGGTCGGGCTGGCCGGCGCCGGGGTGTTCCTGCTGGGCGAGACCGGGTTCGAGCCGCTGGACCCGGTAGGCGTCGCGTTCGCGCTCGGCGCAGGCGTGTGCTGGGCCGGCTACATCCTGCTCGGTGCGCAGGCCGGCCGGCGGCTCGGCGGCACGAACGCCCTGGCGGTGGCCCTGGCTGTCGCCAGCGTCGCGATCGTGCCGGCAGCCGCGCTCACCTCCGGGCCCGACCTCGTGCAACCGGATACTCTCCTGCTCGGGCTCGGCGTCGCCGTCCTGTCCTCGGCGCTGCCGTACTCCCTGGAGCTGGCCGCACTGCGCCGGATCCCGCCGCGTACGTTCGGAGTGCTGATGAGCCTGGAGCCGGTGGTGGCCGCGCTCGTCGGGTTCCTCGTCCTGCGGCAGCGGCTCAGCGGCTGGCAACTCCTCGCCGTCACGCTGGTGGTCGTCGCCAGCGTCGGCGTCACCCGCGCCGGACCGGCGTCCGCGGCGACCCGCACCGCCGAACCCGTCCCCGGCGTGGCCGGCGCGGACGCCGGGAGGTCGAAGCCGTGA
- a CDS encoding HEAT repeat domain-containing protein yields the protein MLIGDVARRSGVSARMLRHYEALGLVRPTGRTQAGYREYSGEDIRRILHVEILRSLGLSLREVGRALDDPGFRPGELVDDLVRRTRERVAAETELLTRLRRIGAAAPADWEDVLRIVALLQGLGSDSAGKRQRAALSLAGEAPVPVEALVEAALNEPDPNVAGALRWALARSGEGGGDHALALLAAGLGSPAAEVRKRAVECLVELVNAEATALLTDALANEDLVVRRTAALTLGARGVPDAIPTLVDMIVEEANDVDAADALSTLATDPALADRIVARLVDRLGGPDVGSPARQRLTQALADIPGDAASRALAELSYDEDRVVALTATYILRLRDER from the coding sequence GTGTTGATCGGTGACGTGGCGCGGCGCTCCGGGGTCAGCGCCCGGATGCTGCGTCACTACGAGGCGCTCGGCCTGGTGCGGCCGACAGGTCGTACGCAGGCCGGCTACCGGGAGTACTCCGGAGAGGACATCCGGCGCATTCTCCACGTCGAGATCCTGCGGTCGCTGGGGCTTTCGTTGCGCGAGGTCGGGCGGGCGCTGGACGATCCCGGCTTCAGGCCGGGCGAACTGGTCGACGACCTCGTCCGCCGTACGCGGGAACGCGTCGCCGCCGAGACGGAGCTGCTCACGCGCCTTCGGCGGATCGGCGCCGCGGCTCCCGCCGACTGGGAGGACGTACTCCGGATCGTCGCTCTCCTGCAGGGGCTGGGATCCGACAGCGCCGGGAAGCGCCAGCGCGCGGCCCTGTCCTTGGCCGGTGAGGCCCCGGTGCCGGTGGAGGCTCTGGTCGAGGCGGCGCTGAACGAGCCGGATCCGAACGTCGCCGGGGCCCTTCGATGGGCGCTGGCGCGGTCAGGGGAGGGCGGGGGCGATCACGCGCTGGCGCTGCTGGCCGCGGGCCTCGGCTCGCCCGCGGCCGAGGTGCGAAAGCGCGCCGTCGAGTGCCTCGTCGAGCTTGTGAACGCCGAGGCGACCGCACTGCTTACGGACGCGCTCGCGAACGAAGACCTCGTGGTCCGCAGGACTGCGGCTCTGACGCTCGGGGCTCGCGGAGTGCCCGACGCGATCCCGACCCTCGTGGACATGATCGTCGAGGAGGCGAACGACGTCGATGCTGCCGACGCGCTGAGCACGTTGGCGACTGATCCGGCGCTGGCGGACCGGATCGTCGCCAGGCTCGTCGACCGCCTCGGCGGACCGGATGTCGGGTCGCCGGCCCGTCAGCGGCTGACGCAGGCGCTCGCGGACATTCCGGGTGACGCGGCCTCACGTGCCCTTGCGGAGCTGTCGTACGACGAGGACCGGGTGGTCGCGCTCACCGCGACGTACATCCTCAGGCTGCGCGACGAACGATGA